In a single window of the Streptomyces cinnabarinus genome:
- a CDS encoding ABC transporter permease: MTTATAELAGTGTLLRFALRRDRLMIPVWVAVNALMILSMPGTLEGVYATDADRAKLVADTASNASFRALIGPVFDDSTGALTTWRVGVYAGALAAVVSLLVVVRHTRDEEESGRQELVASGTVGRRASLTASLLAAGVANAVLALLVAVGLAGQGAAGALAFGLGLAGVGMVFATLAAIVAQFTESARLARGLTAGLLGAAFVLRAAGDSASDDGSSPLTWASPLGWLSNLRAFADERWWVLLLFAAATAAQAALAYALAGRRDVGMSFFPSRPGPAEGRLATTTALAWRLQRGGVLGWSIGFFLAGVVYGGLTDGVTDLVGDNENAREIFERMGGRSGLTDAFLASMIGMLGLIASLYVVSSVLRLHGEETSMRAEPLLANAVSRLRWSAGHLLIAFAGSAWIMLLAGLGFAAGYGEQIPAILAACLIQLPAVWLIGGIAVLLHGALPRAAMAAWAVAAAVLLIGWVGPALDAPQAVLDLSPFAHLPKLPGGEMAWGPVLALLALAALLVAAGLAGLRRRDMTT; this comes from the coding sequence ATGACCACGGCCACCGCCGAACTGGCGGGCACCGGGACGCTGTTGCGGTTCGCGCTGCGCCGGGACCGGCTGATGATCCCGGTCTGGGTGGCGGTGAACGCCCTGATGATCCTGTCGATGCCGGGCACGCTGGAGGGCGTGTACGCGACGGACGCGGACCGCGCGAAACTCGTCGCGGACACCGCCTCCAACGCCTCCTTCCGCGCCCTGATCGGCCCGGTCTTCGACGACTCGACCGGCGCGCTGACGACCTGGCGGGTCGGCGTGTACGCGGGCGCCCTCGCGGCCGTCGTCAGCCTGCTGGTCGTCGTACGGCACACGCGGGACGAGGAGGAGAGCGGGCGGCAGGAGCTGGTGGCGTCCGGGACGGTGGGCCGCCGGGCCTCCCTGACGGCGTCGCTGCTGGCGGCGGGCGTCGCAAACGCCGTACTGGCGCTGCTGGTCGCGGTCGGCCTCGCCGGGCAGGGCGCGGCCGGGGCGCTGGCCTTCGGGCTCGGCCTCGCCGGGGTCGGCATGGTCTTCGCGACGCTGGCGGCGATCGTCGCGCAGTTCACGGAGAGCGCACGGCTGGCCCGGGGTCTGACGGCGGGCCTGCTGGGCGCGGCCTTCGTCCTGCGCGCGGCGGGCGACTCGGCCTCGGACGACGGCTCGTCGCCACTGACCTGGGCCTCACCCCTGGGCTGGCTGTCGAACCTGCGGGCCTTCGCGGACGAACGCTGGTGGGTCCTGCTCCTGTTCGCGGCAGCGACGGCGGCCCAGGCGGCGCTCGCCTACGCCCTTGCGGGCCGCCGGGACGTCGGCATGAGCTTCTTCCCGTCCCGCCCCGGCCCCGCCGAGGGCCGCCTCGCCACGACCACCGCCCTCGCCTGGCGACTCCAGCGGGGCGGCGTGCTCGGCTGGAGCATCGGCTTCTTCCTCGCCGGGGTCGTCTACGGCGGCCTCACGGACGGTGTGACGGACCTAGTGGGCGACAACGAGAACGCCCGCGAGATCTTCGAGCGCATGGGCGGCCGGAGCGGCCTGACGGACGCCTTCCTCGCCTCGATGATCGGCATGCTGGGCCTGATCGCGTCCCTGTACGTGGTCTCCTCGGTCCTGCGCCTGCACGGCGAGGAGACCTCGATGCGGGCGGAGCCGCTCCTGGCGAACGCGGTGAGCCGCCTGCGCTGGTCCGCCGGCCACCTCCTCATCGCCTTCGCGGGATCGGCCTGGATCATGCTCCTGGCGGGCCTGGGCTTCGCCGCGGGCTACGGCGAGCAGATCCCCGCGATCCTGGCCGCCTGCCTCATCCAGCTCCCGGCGGTATGGCTGATCGGCGGCATCGCGGTCCTCCTCCACGGCGCCCTGCCGCGGGCCGCGATGGCGGCATGGGCGGTGGCGGCCGCGGTCCTGCTGATCGGCTGGGTGGGCCCGGCCCTGGACGCCCCGCAGGCCGTCCTGGACCTCTCCCCCTTCGCCCACCTCCCCAAGCTGCCGGGCGGGGAGATGGCGTGGGGCCCGGTACTGGCGCTGCTGGCGCTGGCCGCACTGCTCGTCGCCGCAGGACTGGCGGGGCTGCGGCGGCGGGACATGACGACGTAG